The Methanolacinia petrolearia DSM 11571 genome has a segment encoding these proteins:
- a CDS encoding HEAT repeat domain-containing protein, with protein sequence MNSESRTPMERLEKERERRQKENFEILVAQLDHRHITYRVKAAESLGNTGDRRAVPHLIGSINPDGEPEYLYVAMLSLGKLGSAEAVPVLIPYLESDDKWVRLGAVKALGMLRDDSATLPLLRLLNDKKWDVRASAAESFSLMGCTEAIEFIVPMLSDEDSRVRESARKVLNVLERLEKV encoded by the coding sequence ATGAACTCCGAAAGCCGCACTCCGATGGAGCGTCTTGAGAAGGAAAGAGAGAGAAGGCAGAAGGAGAATTTTGAGATACTTGTCGCCCAGCTGGATCACCGGCATATCACCTACAGGGTTAAGGCAGCCGAATCTCTCGGGAATACCGGAGACAGACGTGCGGTCCCGCATCTTATCGGGTCTATAAATCCTGACGGAGAGCCTGAATACCTGTATGTAGCGATGCTTTCCCTTGGAAAACTCGGCAGTGCCGAGGCGGTACCTGTTCTTATACCATACCTCGAAAGTGATGACAAGTGGGTGCGTCTCGGGGCTGTGAAGGCTCTTGGAATGCTAAGGGACGACAGTGCCACTCTGCCCCTGCTCCGTCTATTAAACGATAAAAAATGGGATGTCAGGGCATCAGCCGCTGAATCTTTCTCCCTGATGGGATGCACCGAAGCAATAGAATTTATCGTTCCCATGCTCTCGGACGAGGATTCTCGTGTCCGTGAATCTGCCAGAAAGGTGTTAAATGTTCTTGAAAGGCTTGAGAAAGTTTGA
- the pyrF gene encoding orotidine-5'-phosphate decarboxylase: MTELILALDVLTREEAVYIADKTAPYLDAIKIGYPLVLGAGMKIVHEIAGLGLPLIADFKVADIPNTNKLITEHAFQAGFSAIIAQGFTGSDSVEACVETAHDYGGSCYVVSEMSHPGALEFLSGENAARIAKMAVECGADGIIAPATRPERVKALREIIGSKKILSPGVGAQGGDAKEIAPLIDGMIVGRSIYNAEDPAKAAEEYSFIRR; encoded by the coding sequence ATGACGGAGCTTATACTTGCACTTGACGTGCTGACAAGAGAAGAGGCGGTATATATTGCAGATAAGACGGCACCTTATCTTGATGCCATCAAGATCGGCTACCCCCTTGTACTCGGTGCGGGAATGAAAATTGTTCATGAGATCGCAGGACTCGGCCTGCCGCTTATCGCGGACTTCAAGGTCGCCGATATCCCGAACACGAACAAACTCATCACAGAGCATGCATTCCAGGCAGGGTTCTCGGCCATTATTGCACAGGGATTCACAGGAAGCGATTCCGTAGAGGCCTGCGTGGAGACGGCGCACGACTATGGCGGCAGCTGCTACGTGGTGTCGGAGATGAGCCATCCCGGTGCTCTTGAATTCCTCTCGGGGGAGAATGCAGCCAGGATCGCAAAGATGGCGGTGGAGTGCGGTGCAGACGGGATCATAGCCCCTGCAACACGGCCCGAGAGGGTAAAGGCTCTCAGGGAGATTATCGGCAGCAAAAAGATCCTCTCACCCGGCGTAGGGGCACAGGGAGGAGATGCAAAAGAGATTGCGCCTCTTATCGACGGAATGATCGTCGGCCGCTCGATATACAACGCCGAAGATCCGGCAAAGGCCGCAGAAGAGTATTCCTTCATACGCCGATGA
- a CDS encoding nucleotide-binding protein: MDIDPQITERISLIFKEKGVLLENDKIESKLKLLTADFGIAPEEAEKMVTSELLREYGLNGPSQQSPSAQQQAVPIAGVSPGDWVTVEGKIVSLSSPQSEVIAQSGILSDESGAIRFIVWAKSNAPLLEERKWYRFESATVDEYRGAPSMKIHSGTTITPIEMEKTFMPSPVPISALKPGVSTIRAKVMQDWEPRHERMFQSGLLGDESGTVRFVTWKDDTNVRLEAGKVYNIYYAGVDEFQGRLSMNLTGAMILEDEGADIEVASGDTKISGAFVHMGGGTGLIKRCKVEGCNRALSRQNYCPVHEIQNDFRYDLRITGVVDNGQKATNVLVQRQEAEKLTGISLEAAIETAENNPLGFDDVIMKMQEALLGRYVECKGSDIDGTLLVKSCSLVKYDSTRHADLINRASVLPEGGEQ; the protein is encoded by the coding sequence ATGGACATAGATCCGCAGATTACAGAAAGAATCTCCCTTATATTCAAGGAAAAAGGCGTTCTCCTTGAGAACGACAAGATCGAATCGAAGCTGAAACTCCTGACCGCCGACTTCGGCATAGCACCTGAAGAGGCCGAAAAGATGGTGACGAGCGAACTTCTGCGTGAATACGGACTTAACGGCCCCTCGCAGCAGTCGCCTTCCGCCCAGCAGCAGGCTGTACCGATCGCCGGTGTTTCGCCCGGCGACTGGGTGACCGTCGAAGGGAAGATAGTCTCACTCTCCTCTCCGCAATCCGAGGTAATCGCACAGAGCGGAATCCTCTCCGATGAATCCGGAGCTATCAGGTTTATCGTCTGGGCAAAGTCCAATGCACCGCTGCTTGAGGAGCGCAAGTGGTACAGGTTCGAATCGGCAACGGTGGACGAGTACAGGGGTGCACCCAGCATGAAGATCCACTCCGGAACGACGATTACACCCATCGAAATGGAGAAGACATTCATGCCTTCGCCTGTTCCGATCTCAGCGCTGAAACCCGGTGTATCGACTATAAGAGCAAAGGTGATGCAGGACTGGGAGCCGCGTCACGAGAGGATGTTCCAGTCAGGACTGCTCGGCGACGAATCGGGCACTGTAAGATTCGTAACCTGGAAAGACGATACCAATGTCCGCCTCGAAGCAGGAAAGGTCTATAATATCTATTATGCCGGTGTCGACGAATTCCAGGGAAGGCTCTCCATGAACCTGACGGGGGCTATGATCCTGGAAGACGAAGGAGCCGATATCGAGGTTGCCTCCGGAGATACGAAGATCTCGGGTGCTTTCGTGCATATGGGGGGAGGAACGGGCCTTATCAAGCGCTGCAAGGTTGAAGGGTGCAACAGGGCCTTATCCAGGCAGAATTACTGCCCGGTGCACGAGATCCAGAACGACTTCCGCTATGATCTCAGGATAACCGGTGTCGTCGACAACGGACAGAAGGCAACCAATGTCCTTGTCCAGAGGCAGGAAGCCGAGAAACTCACCGGGATCTCCCTTGAAGCGGCTATCGAGACGGCCGAGAACAACCCGCTCGGATTCGACGATGTAATAATGAAGATGCAGGAGGCTCTTTTAGGCAGGTATGTCGAGTGCAAAGGGAGTGATATAGACGGCACTCTGCTCGTCAAGAGCTGTTCTCTTGTGAAGTATGACTCAACCCGCCATGCGGATCTGATCAACAGGGCTTCCGTATTGCCTGAAGGAGGTGAGCAGTAA
- a CDS encoding acetate uptake transporter, producing MIDEKDRNNIFIMDGTANPGPLGLLGFGMTTVLLNLHNAGYFALGSMILAMGIFYGGLAQIIAGIMEWKKKNTFGTTAFTSYGLFWMSFAAMLIIPALDLASVPEGAAMGWYLFMWGLFTAVMFIATLRINRTLQFVFGSLALLFFLLSAAEFTGSALIGTIAGYEGIICGLSAVYGGLAQVINEVYGKAVCPL from the coding sequence ATGATAGACGAAAAAGACAGGAACAACATCTTTATAATGGACGGTACGGCCAACCCCGGCCCCCTGGGGCTTTTGGGGTTCGGAATGACTACTGTGCTCCTGAACCTACACAATGCGGGGTACTTCGCTCTCGGAAGCATGATCCTCGCGATGGGAATATTCTACGGCGGGCTCGCCCAGATCATCGCAGGAATAATGGAATGGAAGAAGAAGAACACATTCGGCACAACGGCCTTCACATCTTACGGCCTGTTCTGGATGAGTTTCGCCGCAATGCTTATAATTCCGGCTCTCGACCTCGCTTCTGTCCCCGAAGGGGCTGCAATGGGATGGTATCTCTTCATGTGGGGTCTTTTCACGGCCGTAATGTTCATAGCGACACTCAGGATCAACAGGACCCTCCAGTTCGTCTTCGGATCTCTTGCGCTGCTGTTTTTCCTTCTCTCAGCAGCAGAGTTCACAGGGAGCGCTCTAATAGGCACTATCGCCGGATATGAAGGAATCATCTGCGGACTGTCCGCAGTCTACGGCGGGCTTGCACAGGTCATCAACGAGGTCTACGGGAAGGCCGTCTGCCCTCTCTGA
- a CDS encoding DUF1858 domain-containing protein: MALTADSPLTELLQENPKAAEILMRFGMGCVGCALASGETIRQAAEGHGIPLPELLEALGIEE, encoded by the coding sequence ATGGCACTAACAGCAGATAGTCCTTTAACCGAACTTTTGCAGGAAAATCCGAAAGCTGCAGAAATTCTGATGCGTTTTGGAATGGGGTGCGTCGGATGCGCACTTGCCAGCGGCGAAACTATCCGCCAGGCAGCAGAAGGACACGGTATTCCACTGCCCGAACTTCTCGAGGCACTTGGAATCGAAGAGTAG
- the nrdD gene encoding anaerobic ribonucleoside-triphosphate reductase has product MIWTEEQLELAKKYKTLEDIPEEERRYKCHTCHMVVEESPCPNCGETHLEIMCPLDHCGCSHDIIEKIEYCPLCGQPICPECGSHDVSQVSRVTGYLADVAGWNQGKQQELKDRSRYTVA; this is encoded by the coding sequence ATGATATGGACTGAAGAACAGCTTGAACTTGCAAAGAAATACAAGACCCTTGAAGATATCCCCGAAGAAGAACGCAGGTACAAATGCCACACATGCCATATGGTTGTCGAGGAGAGTCCATGCCCCAACTGCGGGGAGACGCACCTCGAGATCATGTGCCCTCTCGATCACTGCGGCTGTTCGCACGATATCATTGAAAAGATCGAGTACTGCCCTCTCTGCGGCCAGCCTATCTGCCCTGAATGCGGTTCCCACGACGTCTCGCAGGTCTCCCGCGTAACAGGCTATCTCGCCGACGTTGCAGGGTGGAACCAGGGCAAACAGCAGGAACTCAAGGACAGATCACGCTATACGGTTGCATGA
- a CDS encoding deoxyhypusine synthase, with translation MKNNDLCKTPVIQARVKAGMTAGELVEQFGKSRAYNAGSLWHAVNIYEKMLSDPEVVKFFGLAGAMVPGGMGGIVEDLILQGHIDVLVSTGANLTHDVIEAIGCRHYHGTEICNDVELRDEEINRIYDIFLPNDAFIKFEEFLQGVFSGLETDKKYGIADLTRTIGRNLDSGILAAAAKKEIPVYCPAIQDSMIGLQYWLFSQMNKVTIDAFADMPSLMDICFGAKKSGAMLVGGGVPKNYIFQSMLMTPNGFDYAVQLTGDRPDLGGLSGATLDEAKSWGKLTGEATAQTVYGDATINLPLIVAATLERLEMRR, from the coding sequence ATGAAAAATAATGACCTGTGCAAAACGCCTGTCATCCAGGCAAGGGTAAAGGCGGGCATGACCGCCGGGGAACTTGTTGAACAGTTTGGCAAATCGCGGGCTTATAACGCCGGATCTCTCTGGCATGCGGTAAATATCTATGAAAAGATGCTCTCCGACCCGGAGGTCGTGAAATTCTTCGGCCTTGCAGGTGCCATGGTGCCGGGAGGAATGGGAGGCATAGTCGAGGACCTGATACTTCAGGGGCACATCGATGTTCTCGTTTCGACGGGGGCGAACCTTACGCACGACGTTATTGAGGCAATCGGGTGCAGGCACTACCACGGGACTGAGATCTGCAACGACGTGGAGCTTCGTGACGAGGAGATCAACAGGATATATGACATATTCCTCCCGAACGACGCGTTCATTAAATTCGAGGAGTTCCTGCAGGGAGTATTCTCCGGCCTTGAAACAGACAAAAAATACGGCATAGCCGATCTTACCAGGACAATAGGCAGGAACCTCGACTCGGGGATTCTTGCTGCGGCCGCAAAGAAAGAGATCCCGGTTTACTGTCCCGCAATACAGGATTCGATGATAGGACTGCAGTACTGGCTCTTTTCACAGATGAATAAGGTCACGATAGACGCTTTCGCCGATATGCCGTCGCTTATGGATATATGCTTCGGTGCAAAAAAGAGCGGGGCGATGCTGGTTGGCGGGGGAGTTCCGAAGAATTATATCTTCCAGTCGATGCTTATGACTCCTAACGGTTTCGACTATGCAGTACAGCTTACAGGTGACCGGCCGGACCTCGGGGGACTTTCAGGTGCAACCCTCGACGAGGCCAAATCCTGGGGAAAACTCACCGGTGAGGCTACCGCACAGACGGTTTACGGCGATGCGACGATCAACCTGCCGCTGATCGTGGCGGCGACACTCGAAAGACTGGAGATGCGAAGATGA
- a CDS encoding YigZ family protein: MKELSAIKYEVRKSRFFAHLYLIESEDDVAAINGIQREMYKKAAHHCYAARYPSGNSGSTAFGNDGEVGRPGRVLLDILIQKNLGSHCLAVSRVFGGIKLGPAGVSRAFRDAGNAAVEHYLESGSVSGDSS, translated from the coding sequence ATGAAGGAGCTTTCTGCGATAAAATACGAGGTCAGAAAGTCAAGGTTCTTCGCTCATCTTTACCTGATTGAATCGGAGGATGATGTAGCGGCGATTAACGGAATTCAAAGGGAAATGTATAAAAAAGCCGCTCATCACTGCTATGCCGCCCGTTACCCTTCTGGAAATTCCGGGAGCACGGCTTTCGGAAACGACGGGGAGGTTGGCCGTCCGGGGAGAGTCCTTCTTGATATTCTCATTCAAAAGAATCTCGGCAGCCATTGCCTGGCCGTATCGAGAGTATTCGGGGGCATAAAACTCGGGCCGGCAGGTGTATCGCGTGCCTTTCGTGATGCCGGCAATGCTGCCGTGGAGCATTATCTGGAGTCCGGAAGCGTCAGCGGCGACTCTTCCTGA
- a CDS encoding adenosylcobinamide amidohydrolase: protein MRFFYTKNTLFIRGNFRAASTGIAGGISDINTIINSSVPKDFECEDPAGYIHDIITGKGYENDGFFGLLTAVNMKDLCIFSCGYITAFITAGVTNPNPQGPGTINIIIHSAKSMPDSAMLEMVKTVTEAKTAALFDMGYEFTGTTTDAVIVAYDRDAAESAGVYCGTFTEPGMKAYECVRMGVKEAILRNESKVVRKRPSFFIHSTIGGAHWMEWSPDSCEYYPCHFKGQACDFCYCPFYPCHDEQLGDWIDSASGKKVWACTRCLLLHHPKVAKYLKKNPEAGLEDLKGTAKDYGLKIRE, encoded by the coding sequence ATGAGATTCTTTTATACAAAAAATACTCTTTTTATCCGTGGTAATTTCAGGGCGGCAAGCACCGGAATTGCAGGCGGCATTTCGGATATCAATACGATAATAAACAGCAGCGTTCCCAAAGACTTCGAATGCGAAGATCCGGCAGGATATATACACGATATTATAACAGGGAAAGGCTACGAAAATGACGGATTTTTCGGGCTCCTGACTGCTGTAAATATGAAGGATCTCTGCATATTTTCATGCGGATATATTACGGCGTTCATCACCGCCGGAGTAACCAACCCCAACCCCCAGGGCCCGGGGACGATAAATATCATAATACACTCCGCAAAGAGCATGCCCGACAGTGCTATGCTCGAGATGGTAAAGACAGTCACCGAGGCAAAGACAGCCGCTCTTTTCGACATGGGGTACGAATTCACCGGGACAACGACCGATGCCGTAATCGTCGCATACGACAGGGACGCAGCCGAATCGGCAGGGGTGTACTGCGGCACATTTACAGAACCCGGAATGAAAGCGTACGAGTGCGTCAGGATGGGTGTGAAGGAGGCAATTCTCAGGAACGAGTCGAAGGTCGTCAGGAAGAGACCTTCCTTTTTCATACACAGCACGATCGGCGGTGCCCACTGGATGGAATGGTCTCCGGACTCATGTGAGTACTACCCGTGCCATTTTAAGGGGCAGGCCTGCGATTTCTGCTACTGCCCGTTTTACCCATGCCACGACGAACAATTAGGGGACTGGATCGATTCTGCCTCGGGGAAAAAGGTGTGGGCGTGCACCAGATGCCTGCTGCTCCATCATCCAAAGGTTGCAAAATACCTGAAGAAAAACCCGGAGGCAGGCCTGGAAGACTTAAAAGGTACTGCAAAAGATTACGGGCTGAAAATCAGGGAATAA